From the genome of Acidobacteriota bacterium, one region includes:
- a CDS encoding response regulator, whose amino-acid sequence MKRILLVDDEKSLGLLYEEELTKEGYAVKVVHDAESALKILDRQAFDLIITDIRMPGKDGVELITEILGRRRDIPIIINTAYQSYRDDFMTWAADAYVVKSSSLDELLKTIRDLIG is encoded by the coding sequence ATGAAACGCATCCTGCTCGTCGATGACGAAAAATCCCTGGGCCTGCTTTACGAGGAAGAGTTGACAAAGGAAGGCTATGCCGTCAAGGTCGTTCACGACGCCGAGTCGGCCTTGAAAATCCTTGACCGCCAGGCCTTCGATCTGATCATCACCGACATCCGGATGCCGGGGAAAGACGGCGTGGAGCTCATCACGGAGATCCTGGGCCGCAGGCGGGACATTCCCATCATCATCAACACCGCCTATCAGAGCTACAGGGATGACTTCATGACCTGGGCGGCCGATGCCTATGTCGTCAAGTCCTCGTCCCTCGACGAACTCCTGAAGACGATCCGCGACCTGATCGGCTGA
- the galT gene encoding galactose-1-phosphate uridylyltransferase, translating into MSELRKDRVSGRWVIIASERSRRPNDFRRDSPASSAAHPNDCPFCEHQESKTPPEIFAVRKRNSRPDGPGWRVRVVPNMFPAMERNVKSPAGKKDGLFVRRDGHGSHEVVIETPAHNREMADLPVDHIADILRAYRERFRSLEDEFPRHSIQVFKNKGREAGASLAHPHSQILAVPAAPLRVMEEVQGSRRLFRSRGHCVFCLMIQKEGEAGERIVTENPHFRAIAPFASRFPFETAVYPLRHSAFFSQIEDDEIPALAGALKHILRKLQSALGDPSYNLVIHTAPNPMRKHAAGGVVDRSYHWHVEILPFGSRAAGFEWGTGLIINPVSPETAAEVLRADL; encoded by the coding sequence ATGTCCGAGCTCCGCAAAGACCGGGTCAGCGGACGATGGGTCATTATTGCGTCCGAGCGAAGCCGGAGACCTAATGATTTCCGCCGGGACTCACCGGCGTCTTCGGCCGCGCACCCGAATGACTGTCCTTTTTGTGAACATCAGGAGTCGAAAACCCCGCCGGAAATCTTCGCCGTACGGAAAAGGAATTCCCGCCCCGACGGACCCGGATGGCGTGTCCGGGTCGTGCCGAACATGTTCCCGGCCATGGAGCGGAATGTCAAAAGCCCGGCGGGAAAAAAAGACGGCCTTTTCGTTCGCAGGGACGGACACGGCAGCCACGAAGTCGTCATCGAAACTCCGGCCCACAACCGGGAAATGGCCGATCTTCCCGTCGATCATATCGCGGATATCCTCAGGGCCTACCGCGAGCGCTTCCGGAGTCTGGAAGACGAATTCCCGCGCCATTCCATTCAGGTTTTCAAGAACAAGGGCCGTGAAGCCGGCGCATCCCTGGCCCACCCCCATTCCCAGATTCTGGCTGTTCCCGCAGCCCCCCTCAGAGTCATGGAAGAAGTTCAGGGCTCCCGACGCCTGTTCCGAAGCCGCGGGCACTGTGTCTTCTGCCTCATGATTCAGAAGGAAGGCGAAGCCGGGGAGAGAATCGTCACCGAGAACCCCCATTTCCGGGCGATCGCCCCCTTTGCGTCGCGATTTCCCTTCGAAACGGCCGTCTATCCCCTCCGGCATTCCGCTTTTTTCTCGCAGATCGAAGACGACGAGATTCCGGCTTTGGCCGGCGCCCTCAAGCATATTCTGAGAAAACTTCAATCCGCTCTCGGTGATCCGTCATACAACCTTGTGATCCACACAGCGCCCAATCCGATGCGGAAGCACGCCGCCGGCGGGGTTGTCGACCGGTCGTATCACTGGCATGTTGAAATCCTGCCTTTCGGATCGCGGGCGGCGGGTTTCGAGTGGGGGACGGGCCTGATCATCAATCCCGTATCGCCCGAGACGGCAGCCGAAGTCCTGAGAGCGGACTTATAG
- the glgC gene encoding glucose-1-phosphate adenylyltransferase — translation MPEKILTMVLCGGRGERLYPLTKDRAKPAVPFLGSYRIIDFSLSNATNSGFRRIALLTQYKSLSLERHILNGWNIFNTETGEFILSLPAQGRVGERWYEGTADAVFQNIYTIQEENPSRVLVLSGDHIYKADYRKVLKFALDRNAETVVMAKLAPAAQASRFGILGVDESGRILDFQEKPRHPAPSPWHPDMSLVSMGVYLFETRSLIKALIRDAKNKASAHDFGKNVLPEMISRSTVYAYVFDDYWEDIGTLDAYWEAHRLFLSTEPPFLMNDPAWPIRTYKPQYPASMIAGGKIAGSVVASGCRIYGGTIQDSLISEGVTIKDNAEIRDSVILEGATVGRNARIRKTVIDKGAIIPEGFTVGYDDDADRRYFKISREGLRVIPKNWNLE, via the coding sequence ATGCCGGAAAAGATCCTGACCATGGTTCTCTGCGGCGGCCGGGGAGAGCGGCTCTACCCTTTGACCAAAGACCGGGCCAAACCGGCCGTGCCGTTTCTCGGGAGTTATCGCATCATCGACTTCAGCCTTTCCAACGCCACGAACTCCGGTTTCCGAAGAATCGCTCTGCTCACGCAGTACAAATCCCTTTCGCTCGAACGGCATATTCTGAACGGATGGAACATCTTCAACACCGAAACCGGAGAATTCATCCTGTCGCTTCCCGCTCAGGGCCGGGTCGGAGAACGGTGGTACGAGGGCACGGCCGATGCCGTCTTCCAAAACATCTACACCATTCAGGAGGAAAACCCGTCCCGCGTGCTCGTGCTGTCCGGCGATCATATCTACAAGGCGGATTACCGGAAAGTCCTGAAATTCGCTCTCGACCGGAACGCCGAGACCGTCGTCATGGCCAAACTGGCTCCGGCCGCCCAGGCGTCCCGTTTCGGCATACTCGGCGTCGATGAAAGCGGCCGCATTCTCGATTTTCAAGAAAAGCCGCGGCATCCGGCTCCATCGCCCTGGCATCCGGACATGTCCCTCGTTTCCATGGGCGTATACCTGTTCGAAACCCGGTCTCTCATCAAGGCGCTGATCCGCGATGCCAAGAACAAGGCGAGTGCCCATGATTTCGGAAAAAACGTTCTTCCGGAGATGATCAGCCGGTCCACCGTTTACGCCTATGTTTTCGACGACTACTGGGAGGATATCGGAACCCTCGATGCCTATTGGGAAGCGCACCGGTTGTTTCTCTCGACCGAACCTCCCTTCCTGATGAACGATCCCGCCTGGCCTATTCGAACTTACAAACCCCAGTATCCGGCTTCCATGATCGCAGGGGGAAAGATCGCCGGATCCGTTGTCGCCTCGGGATGCCGGATTTACGGTGGGACCATTCAGGATTCCCTCATTTCGGAGGGGGTGACCATCAAAGACAACGCCGAAATCCGCGATTCCGTCATCCTGGAAGGCGCGACCGTCGGACGAAACGCGCGGATCCGCAAGACCGTGATCGACAAGGGAGCGATCATTCCCGAAGGATTCACCGTGGGATATGACGACGACGCCGACAGACGTTATTTTAAAATCAGCCGTGAAGGACTCCGCGTCATTCCGAAAAACTGGAATCTCGAATGA
- a CDS encoding MBL fold metallo-hydrolase: MRLQFLGAARQVTGSCFFLEGNGLKILVDCGLYQERPFLGRNWDPFPVSPETIDAVVLTHAHLDHCGLLPRLVAQGFSGQVLATRPTADLISIVLADSAHIQEEDAAYKKKRHEKEGRQGPHPVVPLYAGKDVAATLPLVREGDYGEEMPLNGTVSVRFHDAGHILGSAMVEIAAQENGKTRRVIFSGDIGQWDKPLVRDPSTFSEADDIVMETTYGDSGHEDPQGVRDRLRDIILTTFQKGGNVVIPTFALERAQELMFHLSHLVRDKSLPADIPVFLDSPMAVDVTEAFLRHPGYLDEEALKMFREGRSPFQFPGMSYTRKTEESKAINDRPGTSIIMAGSGMCTGGRVKHHLVHNISRPESTILFVGYQARGTLGRHILERPKEVRIHGHPRPVRARLERIDGFSAHADRDALEKWLGALKKPPRRLFCVHGEKDVSFGFARNIREKMDWNVIVPDYLDEWPLS; encoded by the coding sequence ATGAGACTTCAATTCCTGGGCGCCGCCCGCCAGGTCACGGGATCCTGTTTTTTTCTTGAAGGCAACGGTCTGAAGATTCTCGTCGACTGCGGGCTTTACCAGGAACGGCCTTTTCTCGGAAGAAACTGGGACCCGTTTCCCGTCTCCCCGGAAACAATCGACGCCGTTGTCCTCACCCATGCCCATCTGGACCATTGCGGATTGCTTCCGCGTCTCGTCGCTCAGGGTTTTTCGGGGCAGGTCTTGGCCACACGGCCCACGGCCGATTTGATCAGCATTGTTCTAGCGGATTCGGCCCACATCCAGGAAGAAGATGCGGCTTATAAAAAGAAAAGGCATGAAAAAGAGGGCCGTCAGGGACCCCATCCCGTGGTTCCTCTCTATGCGGGGAAGGATGTCGCCGCCACTCTGCCCCTGGTCCGGGAAGGGGACTACGGCGAAGAGATGCCTCTCAACGGAACCGTGTCCGTCCGTTTCCATGATGCCGGGCACATCCTCGGTTCGGCCATGGTTGAAATCGCCGCCCAAGAGAACGGAAAAACAAGACGAGTCATCTTTTCCGGCGATATCGGCCAGTGGGACAAACCGCTTGTCCGCGACCCGTCGACTTTTTCGGAAGCGGACGATATTGTTATGGAGACAACCTACGGCGACAGCGGTCACGAGGATCCCCAGGGAGTCCGTGACAGGCTTCGAGATATCATTCTGACCACGTTTCAAAAAGGCGGCAACGTCGTGATTCCGACTTTCGCCCTGGAGAGGGCCCAGGAATTGATGTTTCACCTGAGCCATCTCGTCCGCGACAAATCGCTTCCCGCCGATATCCCCGTCTTCCTGGACAGCCCCATGGCCGTCGACGTCACGGAGGCATTTCTCCGCCATCCCGGGTATCTTGACGAGGAGGCCCTGAAAATGTTTCGGGAGGGGCGAAGCCCATTTCAATTCCCAGGAATGTCCTACACGAGAAAAACCGAGGAGTCCAAGGCCATCAACGACAGGCCCGGAACCTCGATCATCATGGCCGGATCCGGGATGTGTACAGGCGGCCGGGTCAAGCACCACCTTGTTCACAACATCTCACGGCCGGAATCGACCATCCTGTTTGTCGGCTACCAGGCCCGGGGGACATTGGGTCGCCACATCCTGGAGCGCCCGAAGGAAGTCCGCATCCATGGCCATCCGCGACCGGTCCGGGCCCGGCTGGAGCGCATCGACGGATTTTCGGCCCATGCCGATCGGGATGCCCTGGAAAAATGGTTGGGGGCCCTGAAGAAACCTCCGCGGCGGCTCTTCTGCGTCCATGGGGAAAAAGACGTCTCTTTCGGATTCGCCCGCAACATCCGTGAGAAAATGGACTGGAACGTCATCGTTCCCGACTACCTCGACGAATGGCCGCTGTCATGA
- a CDS encoding ATP-binding protein, with protein MIQRHDFFFTDLQREASRELSLLSIVAQSFFQPFSIVDNLLVILTALTSGAGIGFNRAMLFLKKDDRLKGEIWLGPRSAEEAATIWEVLSHPGIGYIEIIEHNRSLVARNADTLSRRIRDLSYSLEAAVLPVPALPVRDRHIYHVREAGSDPLVDEKFHAIIGQEEFLCVPLVAGNDSFGVIILDNAITGNPIGLREIELAGLCGLIAGNYVHSAELHQKIIDMERMAALGEMAAFITHQLRNPLTVIGGFADQILNGRASGEKRERNLGIIRDEIRRLEDFVEKIAQHFKTRSKEPEYFDLRPFVEDVLRNPAISDKSAAIRLVLKMPKEPPPVLGIPAAMAEVVRNIIDNALDATPPGGEVVIRGARRNTSGFVLSVKDSGAGIPSRDLDRMFTPFFTTKEKGMGLGLLFAKRMVEASGGRVEIQSRQGKGTLIRLILKCREKEETA; from the coding sequence ATGATCCAGAGGCACGACTTTTTTTTCACGGATCTTCAGCGTGAGGCCTCCCGGGAACTGTCTCTCCTTTCCATCGTCGCCCAGAGTTTTTTTCAGCCGTTTTCCATTGTCGACAACCTCCTGGTCATCTTGACGGCCCTCACCTCGGGGGCCGGAATCGGCTTCAATCGGGCCATGCTCTTTTTGAAAAAGGACGACCGCCTGAAAGGGGAAATATGGCTGGGTCCGCGATCGGCGGAGGAGGCCGCAACCATCTGGGAGGTTTTATCCCACCCGGGCATCGGCTATATTGAGATTATCGAACACAATCGCAGCCTTGTCGCCCGAAACGCCGACACCCTGAGCCGCCGGATCCGCGATTTATCCTATTCCCTGGAGGCGGCCGTTCTTCCCGTGCCCGCCCTCCCCGTACGGGACAGGCACATCTACCATGTTCGGGAGGCCGGAAGCGATCCTCTCGTCGACGAGAAATTCCATGCGATCATCGGTCAGGAGGAATTCCTTTGCGTTCCCCTGGTCGCCGGAAACGACTCTTTCGGCGTCATCATTCTGGACAACGCCATCACGGGAAATCCGATCGGCCTCCGAGAGATCGAGCTGGCCGGACTCTGCGGCCTGATCGCCGGAAATTACGTCCATTCCGCCGAACTCCATCAGAAAATCATCGACATGGAACGGATGGCCGCGTTGGGGGAAATGGCCGCCTTTATCACGCACCAACTCCGCAATCCGTTGACCGTGATCGGGGGTTTCGCCGATCAGATCCTGAACGGGCGGGCTTCGGGTGAGAAGCGCGAACGCAACCTGGGGATCATCCGGGACGAAATCCGGCGGCTGGAGGATTTTGTCGAAAAAATCGCCCAGCATTTCAAAACCCGTTCGAAGGAACCCGAATATTTCGATCTCCGGCCCTTTGTGGAGGATGTTCTCCGGAATCCGGCGATCTCGGACAAGAGCGCCGCGATCCGCCTGGTTTTAAAAATGCCCAAAGAGCCCCCCCCGGTCCTCGGCATTCCCGCCGCCATGGCCGAAGTCGTCCGGAATATCATCGACAACGCCCTGGACGCCACGCCACCGGGCGGGGAAGTCGTCATCCGGGGCGCGCGCCGCAACACATCCGGGTTCGTCTTGTCCGTCAAGGATTCTGGGGCCGGAATTCCATCACGAGATCTCGACCGGATGTTCACACCGTTTTTCACGACGAAAGAGAAGGGGATGGGTCTCGGACTCCTGTTTGCCAAGCGCATGGTTGAAGCGAGCGGCGGACGAGTCGAAATCCAGAGCCGCCAGGGCAAGGGAACGCTGATCCGGCTGATTCTCAAATGCCGGGAAAAGGAAGAGACCGCATGA
- a CDS encoding IMP cyclohydrolase, with product MDDCGKMLSSFEYPGRLIMIGSPAESGGITVVYAVTGRSPSSRARKLIRDGDSVLVRPLDDEILKTGDPDLLIYPAVRAMPGALAVSNGKHTEDAADRMPGKTDPVGVLNTALESWEYEPDKPTFTPRIAGCVLRGGKAALSLIRRGPEDRALKIHTEIPLIKGTCWILSTYSGRNVDPLPSFRGEPLEAAFQPGGAQSAADHVYDALAPQGSGADFRVAVAAAHSPDFGLDSWDIMIINRCERT from the coding sequence ATGGACGATTGCGGCAAAATGCTATCCTCTTTCGAATATCCGGGCCGGCTGATCATGATCGGCTCTCCGGCTGAATCCGGAGGCATCACCGTCGTTTACGCGGTGACGGGCCGATCCCCGTCGAGCCGGGCCCGAAAGTTGATCCGGGACGGCGACAGCGTGCTTGTCCGTCCCCTGGATGACGAGATCTTGAAGACCGGCGATCCCGATCTTCTCATCTATCCCGCCGTTCGCGCCATGCCGGGTGCGCTGGCCGTATCCAACGGCAAACACACGGAAGACGCGGCCGACCGCATGCCGGGGAAGACCGATCCCGTCGGCGTTCTCAACACCGCCCTTGAATCTTGGGAATACGAGCCCGATAAACCGACCTTCACCCCCCGAATCGCCGGCTGTGTGCTGCGGGGCGGGAAGGCGGCCTTGAGCCTGATCCGCCGCGGACCGGAAGATCGGGCTCTCAAGATTCATACGGAAATACCGCTTATCAAGGGGACGTGCTGGATTCTTTCCACTTATTCCGGCCGGAATGTCGACCCTCTTCCGTCATTTCGGGGCGAACCGCTCGAGGCGGCGTTTCAGCCGGGAGGCGCCCAAAGCGCGGCGGACCATGTTTACGACGCTCTGGCGCCCCAAGGATCGGGAGCGGATTTCCGGGTGGCCGTCGCCGCGGCGCATTCCCCCGATTTCGGTCTCGATTCTTGGGACATCATGATCATCAATCGATGCGAAAGGACCTGA
- a CDS encoding M20/M25/M40 family metallo-hydrolase: MMRRQRYPAFIRRLSAVVILLLIAAGGAGAGSEQPVERPFLGEMERIRSIGLSEEYAFDILKRLTALGPRLTASPQAAAAVDLMAREMEDLGFENVSLEPVTVGRWVRGDREEARIVHSSQIGMQSLAVCALGGSVPTPPGGLTAPVIEVRSFDELPALGARLQGKIVFFNRPMDRTVMESFSAYGTAAENRVRGAAEAARYGAAAVLVRSLTFRLNNHPHTGLLRYDEDGPRIPAAAVSTLGAEMLSALLKKGPDVRVFLELTCETLSPVVSHNVIGEIRGSEFPDEIILVGGHLDSWDLGTGAHDDGAGCVQSIEALRLIKKAGLVPRRTIRAVLFMDEEFGGTGGRAYAAAPGRKGERHLAAMESDRGGFLPIGIGAGADPSLVEKLRKREHLWSPLGIHWVRTGGGGVDIAPLGEQGTHLMSVMPDAHRYFDVHHSALDVLEAVHPRELELGAVVMAVLAFILAQEGV, encoded by the coding sequence ATGATGAGAAGGCAACGATATCCCGCCTTTATAAGACGGCTGTCCGCGGTCGTGATCCTGCTGCTGATCGCGGCCGGGGGAGCCGGAGCCGGCTCGGAACAGCCGGTCGAGCGTCCGTTTCTCGGAGAAATGGAACGGATCCGTTCCATCGGGTTGTCCGAAGAATACGCCTTCGACATTTTGAAACGGCTGACGGCCTTGGGACCGCGCTTGACCGCTTCGCCTCAGGCCGCCGCCGCCGTCGATCTCATGGCCCGGGAAATGGAAGATCTCGGATTTGAGAACGTGAGCCTTGAACCCGTCACGGTCGGCCGCTGGGTCCGGGGAGACAGGGAAGAGGCCCGGATTGTCCATTCATCCCAAATCGGCATGCAATCCCTGGCCGTCTGTGCATTGGGAGGCAGCGTGCCCACGCCCCCGGGAGGTTTGACGGCCCCCGTCATCGAAGTCCGTTCATTCGATGAGCTTCCGGCCTTGGGCGCCCGGCTTCAAGGAAAAATCGTCTTTTTCAACCGGCCGATGGATCGAACCGTCATGGAGAGTTTCTCCGCCTACGGCACGGCGGCCGAAAACAGGGTCCGCGGCGCCGCGGAGGCGGCCCGCTACGGCGCCGCCGCCGTCCTCGTCCGGTCCCTGACGTTCCGCCTGAACAATCACCCGCATACCGGTCTTCTTCGCTACGATGAGGACGGTCCCCGTATCCCGGCCGCCGCCGTCAGCACCCTCGGCGCGGAAATGCTCAGCGCCCTTCTCAAGAAAGGACCCGATGTCCGCGTTTTTCTTGAATTGACCTGCGAGACTCTTTCTCCTGTCGTGTCCCATAACGTGATCGGCGAAATCCGCGGATCCGAGTTTCCCGACGAAATCATCCTCGTCGGCGGACATCTCGACAGCTGGGATCTCGGAACAGGCGCCCATGACGACGGGGCGGGCTGTGTCCAGTCCATCGAGGCGTTGCGCCTGATCAAAAAAGCCGGCTTGGTCCCCCGAAGAACGATCCGGGCGGTTCTCTTCATGGACGAGGAATTCGGAGGGACGGGCGGGAGGGCTTATGCCGCGGCTCCCGGCCGGAAAGGAGAGCGGCACCTCGCAGCCATGGAATCCGACCGCGGGGGTTTTCTGCCCATCGGGATCGGCGCCGGCGCGGACCCGAGCCTGGTCGAAAAACTCCGAAAACGGGAACACCTCTGGAGTCCCCTCGGCATTCACTGGGTTCGAACAGGCGGCGGTGGAGTGGATATCGCCCCTCTCGGCGAACAGGGCACGCACCTCATGTCCGTCATGCCCGACGCTCATCGCTATTTCGATGTCCACCATTCGGCTCTGGACGTTCTAGAGGCCGTGCATCCCAGAGAACTTGAGCTCGGGGCCGTCGTCATGGCCGTTCTGGCCTTTATTCTGGCCCAGGAAGGAGTCTGA
- a CDS encoding DNA polymerase ligase N-terminal domain-containing protein, whose translation MSPARKKSAAEESPRSSVDRGLDTYRKKRDFEKTNEPASSREQGPEGRRVYAIQEHHASRLHYDLRLEDGGVLKSWAVPKTPPEKDGVRRLAVQTEDHPLGYETFEGVIPEGEYGAGRVKIWDSGTYELLENDPGKKVLRIDGRRLRGRFALIKLKPKNGDDDSWLFFKLKDKG comes from the coding sequence ATGAGCCCTGCCCGGAAAAAATCGGCGGCCGAGGAAAGCCCGCGCTCATCCGTCGATCGGGGCCTCGACACCTATCGAAAGAAACGCGATTTCGAAAAAACGAATGAGCCGGCATCTTCCCGGGAGCAAGGCCCCGAGGGAAGGCGCGTTTACGCGATTCAGGAGCATCACGCCTCCCGGCTTCACTACGATCTGAGGCTCGAAGACGGCGGTGTTTTGAAGAGCTGGGCCGTACCCAAGACTCCACCCGAAAAAGATGGCGTCCGGCGTTTGGCCGTCCAAACAGAAGACCACCCTCTGGGATATGAAACGTTCGAAGGCGTCATCCCGGAAGGCGAATACGGCGCCGGCCGCGTCAAAATTTGGGATTCGGGAACTTACGAACTCCTCGAAAACGATCCCGGGAAAAAAGTCCTGAGAATCGACGGCCGAAGGCTCCGGGGTCGATTCGCCCTGATCAAGCTCAAGCCCAAGAACGGAGATGACGACAGCTGGCTGTTTTTTAAACTGAAAGACAAGGGTTGA
- the glgA gene encoding glycogen synthase GlgA encodes MKVVHLSSEVAPFAKTGGLADVAGSLPDALSGLGLDVRVLTPYYRETAAKGLPLRTAASGLKLEFAGKVRIFDILEHRDGRQRVWLIVCDEYFDRDHLYGPPTGDYADNGERFGFFSRASLEALKALDFSPDILHLHDWQTGLVPAYLKFSPLGGDFFQDTKTLFTIHNLAYQGLFDPGVLSRIGLPDRLFDMNHLEFHGRISFLKAGLLYSRALTTVSPRYSREILTPEFGCGFDGLLRSRAESLTGILNGVDYADWNPETDPHLPAPYSRRDLSGKAVCRTALLESFALRLPPEVPIAGMVTRLAEQKGLDIVYEALDEVLKAGAAVVILGTGDAAIQDMLSQARKNHPDVFGLRLAFDEKTARIIYAGSDMFLIPSRYEPCGLTQMYSLKYGTPPVVRATGGLDDTVGEFDPETGAGNGFKFTDASPEALLDCVARATAVFEDKEAWRRLVQNAMAEDFSWEKSARRYLELYESL; translated from the coding sequence ATGAAGGTGGTCCATCTGTCTTCGGAAGTTGCGCCGTTCGCCAAAACGGGAGGGTTGGCCGATGTGGCCGGATCCCTGCCCGACGCGTTGTCCGGACTGGGCCTCGATGTGCGGGTCCTGACTCCGTATTACCGGGAAACCGCAGCAAAGGGTCTCCCTCTTCGAACCGCCGCCTCCGGCTTGAAACTGGAATTTGCCGGAAAGGTCCGGATCTTCGACATCCTCGAACACCGGGACGGCCGGCAAAGGGTCTGGCTGATCGTTTGCGATGAGTATTTCGACCGCGACCATCTTTACGGACCGCCGACCGGAGATTATGCCGACAATGGGGAACGCTTCGGTTTTTTTTCGCGCGCATCTCTGGAAGCCCTCAAAGCTCTGGATTTTTCCCCCGATATTCTTCATCTCCATGATTGGCAGACCGGATTGGTTCCGGCTTACCTGAAGTTCTCCCCGCTCGGAGGAGATTTCTTTCAAGACACCAAGACGCTTTTCACGATCCATAATCTGGCCTACCAGGGCTTGTTCGATCCCGGAGTCCTCAGCCGGATCGGCCTGCCTGACCGGCTGTTCGACATGAACCACCTCGAATTCCACGGCCGGATCAGCTTTCTCAAGGCCGGACTTCTCTACAGCCGGGCCCTGACCACCGTCAGTCCGCGCTACAGCCGGGAGATCCTGACACCGGAGTTCGGATGCGGTTTCGACGGCTTGCTCCGATCCCGGGCGGAAAGCCTGACCGGCATTTTGAACGGCGTCGATTACGCGGATTGGAATCCGGAGACCGATCCTCATCTTCCCGCGCCCTATTCCCGGCGGGATCTTTCCGGAAAGGCCGTCTGTCGTACCGCCCTTCTGGAATCCTTTGCTCTCCGGCTGCCTCCGGAGGTTCCCATCGCCGGCATGGTGACGCGCCTGGCCGAACAGAAAGGCTTGGACATCGTGTATGAAGCTCTTGACGAAGTTTTGAAAGCGGGAGCGGCCGTCGTCATCCTCGGCACCGGCGATGCCGCGATCCAGGATATGCTGTCTCAGGCCCGAAAAAATCATCCCGATGTGTTCGGACTCCGGTTGGCCTTCGACGAAAAAACCGCCCGGATCATCTATGCCGGATCCGACATGTTTCTCATTCCCTCGCGCTATGAACCCTGCGGCCTGACCCAGATGTACAGTTTGAAATACGGGACTCCGCCGGTTGTCCGGGCCACGGGAGGTCTCGACGACACCGTTGGAGAATTCGATCCCGAAACCGGCGCCGGGAACGGTTTCAAATTCACAGACGCCTCGCCCGAGGCCCTTCTTGACTGCGTCGCCCGAGCGACGGCCGTCTTCGAAGACAAAGAGGCCTGGCGGAGGCTGGTTCAAAACGCCATGGCGGAAGACTTTTCCTGGGAAAAGTCGGCCCGCCGTTATCTTGAGCTCTACGAAAGCCTATAA